The Thermoanaerobacterales bacterium genome includes the window GTCGCCGATATTGACCGTCGGCACTTTGAGTGAGGGCGCCTCAATGATTCCGCTGGAGGAGTTCCCCACCACCGCAACTGCTCTACGCATTAAGCCCAGGTAGCCGCGAGAACCAAGACTCTTCCGCAGGATTACATTCGTCCGTCCGGCGGCGTATTCTTCCCATGCCTCCACAATCGCCCGGAAGCCGACCTCCGTCCCGGGATAGGTGATCACCTGCTGGAGATCCGGGAACTGCCGGAGGGCGTGAATGAGGGAAGACACCTGTCCCCTTGTATCAGTATCACTAGTGAGTGTTTCCGGATGATAGGTGACGAGCAGCGTGGGACGATCCGGGTCGATTCCAAATTCGCGTCGGAGTTCGTCGGCACCGGCAAAATGTCCTCGCAGGATGTTCTCAACCCCAGGAGCCCCTACGACATGTATCCGCCAGGCCTCCTCCCCCATCCGCCGTATGCGCCGGCCGTATTCAATGGTGCTGGGGAAATGGATATGGGCCATTTTTGTGATGGCGTGGCGAACCTGCTCGTCGATTGCCCCCTCGGTTGCCTCCCCGCCACAGAGGTGGGCAAGGGGCACCCGATGGAGCAGCGCCGCCAAGGCGGGGATGAACAATTCGTACCGGTCTCCAAGGAGGAGGACAATATCCGGGCGTTCACTGTCAAAATGGGAGGCGATTTCAATCAATCCGACACCGACGAATCTCGCCAGAGTTCCAGGACAATCAGACGCCGGAAGGTTTTCGATGCGCACCGCGACAGGAAAACCGTCCCGTTCTATCTCCCGTACGGAGAAGCCGGACCAGGGCGCCAGGTGGGCCCCCGCCACAACCAGCCGCAATTCCAGGGTCCGTGACTCTGCGATGCGCTCAATGACCGGGCGGAGCAGACCATATTCGGCCCGGGTCGCCGTGAAGACCATCACCCTGCGCACTTAGGCCTCATCCCTCAGTACACGTAAAACCCGCGCCGGATTCCCGGCCACCACGGTCCACGGGGCGACGTCACGTACCACCACGGCGCCGGCGCCGACCACCGCCCCTTCACCAATGGTCAACCCCTGGATGATCGTGGCACCGGCGCCTACGTGGGCCGTGTCGCCAACCCTCACGCCGCCGCAGAGAACCGCTCCCGGGGCTACATGCACGTGGTCACCGAGCCGGCAGTCGTGGTCGACCACCGCCCCTGTATTAATTAAAACGTTTGTACCACAGATTACGCCGGGGTTAACGGTCGCACCAGCAGCCACCACCAACCCCTCCCCCTGCTCAAGGTCACCGCCAACAACAGCTCGCGGGTGAATGAGCGGAGGGAAACGATAACCTATAGCCTTAACCCTGGTAAACAAATCCTTCCGCTTGTGGTTGTCGCCAACCGTGCCGACCCCGAGGGCCGCCAGCGCAGCCTCCCCGCTCTCCAACAGGGCCGGCAAAACATCGTCCTTTCCAAGATAAGCAATGTTATACCGTCCAATGTACGACGGGCCATCAAGGGCCACGACACCGACAACCTCATATGCACCTATGGAAAAGAGAATATCGAGGACAACCCGGGCATGTCCTCCGGCGCCGATTACGACAATGCGTGGGCGAGTCATCTTCGTCGCCAGTCCTTCAGGGCGTCGCAAACTTCACGGACGTCCCGGGCGGTCAGAAAGCTGGCGCTTGGCAGGTTAATCCCCCGTCTATGCAGTTCCTCGGCCACCGGGCACCTATCAAAGGTGTATCCCCTGTAACACGGCTGGCGGTGCAGGGGCAAGAACAGCGGGCGCACTTGGATGCCCCGGGATAA containing:
- a CDS encoding acetyltransferase, translated to MRRPEGLATKMTRPRIVVIGAGGHARVVLDILFSIGAYEVVGVVALDGPSYIGRYNIAYLGKDDVLPALLESGEAALAALGVGTVGDNHKRKDLFTRVKAIGYRFPPLIHPRAVVGGDLEQGEGLVVAAGATVNPGVICGTNVLINTGAVVDHDCRLGDHVHVAPGAVLCGGVRVGDTAHVGAGATIIQGLTIGEGAVVGAGAVVVRDVAPWTVVAGNPARVLRVLRDEA
- the neuC gene encoding UDP-N-acetylglucosamine 2-epimerase, giving the protein MRRVMVFTATRAEYGLLRPVIERIAESRTLELRLVVAGAHLAPWSGFSVREIERDGFPVAVRIENLPASDCPGTLARFVGVGLIEIASHFDSERPDIVLLLGDRYELFIPALAALLHRVPLAHLCGGEATEGAIDEQVRHAITKMAHIHFPSTIEYGRRIRRMGEEAWRIHVVGAPGVENILRGHFAGADELRREFGIDPDRPTLLVTYHPETLTSDTDTRGQVSSLIHALRQFPDLQQVITYPGTEVGFRAIVEAWEEYAAGRTNVILRKSLGSRGYLGLMRRAVAVVGNSSSGIIEAPSLKVPTVNIGDRQKGRIRADSVIDVSCTVEEIIAGIRRALYDEEFRRRLDNVVNPYDPYGDGNVSGRVIKVLEEIPLDRRLLEKKLDFPSPEEVESFGR